The nucleotide sequence CTATACCCATATCCTCGCCAATATAACCGAAACCAACAAAACCGGTTGGCCGACAGTTAGCTTGATGGACTTGCAGGTTGGCGGAACAAGCAAATTCTTGGTATCAGATACCGGCGATTTGACTATTTATGACGCTTCCAATGATGGCAGCCCAACTATTAAGCTTGGCGCGGCTGATGCTGAAGAATTAACCATTCAATCCGTTTATGATACCGGAGCTCAAACTTTGAACTATGTTCAATTCACCACTGACGCGGCTTCGGCCACGGCTGACAAAGGTCAATTCAAGTTTAATGTGGATGGGACGGAGATTGCAAGGATTGATGACGGGGGATTGGAACTTGATAAGGACATTTTATTAAAAGAAAATGGGTCAAGTGTTAATAGTGGTATTTTATACATGCAGGCGGACGCTGCCGGAACTACACAAACCGCGCAAATTCAACTTATGCAGGGAGCTGACCCCTGGCTGCAATTTTATATCCCGATTGACGGTACCGGTAGTGCGGCGACAGTCCTTAAAATCAAGGACGACCGGATTATCCTTGGTACTGATGAATTAGCGACCGACGCCGTAATAGAGTTTTGGGGCAATAGTAATAGCGGCACGCTGACATATATGGAAGATGAAGACAGATTTGATTTTGCCGAAACAGTCAAGGCCGTCGGTTTGCAAAGTACTAATCAAGTTATTATCTACAACGGCACTGACCCTTCGGCTTCGGTGACTGACGCCATTATCCTTTACGCCGTTGATTATGATGACGGCGATGCGTCAGTCACTTCCGAATTATTTGTTCGTGACGAGGACGGCAATGAAACCAACCTTTCTCCGCATAATTTTTCGGCTATTCCGGAAGGCAAGAGCGAAGAAATGGCCTGGTCATTCTTTTCTAGAAAAGATGACAAAGAAATTAACGTGGATATGACCAAGGTGGTGAGAATTTTGGAAGAGTTGACCGGCGAACAGCTGATTTACATCAAAGATTTAAATGAAAATAAATTATTAGATAAAGAATCGGACAAAGACAAATACGAAGTGCCGGATTATTTGGATGATTCCTTGGTGTTAGCTGACATAATTTCCAACGGTTTGAACAATGGCGAGGTGGTGACCAGCGATGGAGCGACGGCCTATTGGTCGCTTGACGACAAAGACAATTTAATTACCGCCAAAGCCTTTGGCGTGGAGTTTGAAACATCGGACGGCAAACGCGTGATGTTCTCTTTGCTTTCCGATAAAGCGGAATTAATGATTTCCGGCTCCTCCACTTTGACCAATGGCCAAAAGATTATACTCTTTGAAGAAGTTGACCCGACTTTTGCGGAGATAATTTCTCACAAGGTTCCTTTTAAAGTTATTTTAACTCCGACCCAAAATACGCAGGGCTTGTATGTTTCGGAAAAAATGAAATCAACGGACGATAAATATATCGGTTTCACGGTCAGAGAGTTAAACGGCGGTAATTCCAACATTGATTTTGATTGGATGGTGATGGCGGTGCGCGCTGGCTATGAGCCGGAAGAAGAAATCGTTGTTGAACCAGTTGCGCCATCTACAGAACCGACCGTGGAAAATCCGCCAATTGAAGACCCCGACCAAAGTGGAGGGGCAGATAATCCGCCCGCCGAGGAACCTCCGGCAGAAGAACCGGTAGTAGAGAATCCTCCAGTTGAAGAAGAGCCGGCCGCCGAAAACCCGCCAGAGGAAGAACCTCCGATTGTTGAGGAACCACCCGTGGAAGAACCCCCGGTAGAATAACTTTTAAATCAGATTCTTCCCCCGCCAAGGCGGGGTCAGAATGACACACTTATTGTCATCCTGAACGCAGTGAAGGATCTCTAATTCGAACCCATGTCCAAAAGATATTTTGTTTATATTATGACTAATAGAACAGATAAGGTCTTATACACGGGTATTACAAACAACATAATAGCGAGAGCGTATCAACATAAAAACAAGTTGATTAAAGGATTTACTGAAAAATATAATGTTGGCAAACTAGTTTATTGCGAAGACACAAATGATGTCGGAGCGGCCCTTGAAAGAGAAAAGGAAATAAAGGGTTGGTTGAGGAGAAAGAAAATCGCCCTGATAACACAAGCCAATCCTAAATGGGAAGATTTGTCGGAAAATATGTAGAATTCAGATTCTTCCCCCGCCAAGGCGGGGTCAGAATGACAAAAAAATAAAAAGTTAGGATGACAATACAAAAACATGATGTCATCCTGAACGCAGTGAAGGATCTCTAATCAAACTTATGTCCGAGAAAAACATCAAATTAAAATGTTTTAAAAGGATAGCGATTTATGTTTTCGCTTTCTTTTTGCTTTTAGGACTTTTTAAGGTTGTTGACTGGGTGCGGGCCGGCAGTTTGAACCCCACCGCCGCACCGGCTACTAGTATGAACAGTTTGGAGGATGTTTGGAATGTGGTGGTTGGTACTTATGATTCCAGCGCCGTTGACGCCAATGCCAACGGGAGTATTTTAGAACAATTGAAAGATATAAAAGAGGGGCTGGGAATGTGATGGTAAGAATATAGAATTGTCTCTTGGTTATTTTTTAACACGCAAAAGTGATTAAAAGAAAAGCAATAAATTTTTTAATATTTTTTTTCGGAGCTTTTTCTCTGGCTCTGATTTTTTTTGTTTTTCAGCCGGCCTTAGCCAGTACCACCGACGGCACAATTGACAGTTCCTATCCATATGCCTGGGGCGAGAACATTGGCTGGCTTAATTTAGGCACAACGGAAGGCGATGTGCATGTCACTGATTCGGCTTTGTCCGGCTACGCCTGGGGCGAGAACATCGGCTGGATTTCTCTTAATTGTTCCGATGGCAATTCCTGCGCTACGGTGGATTATAAAGTAGCCAATGACGGGGGCGGCACTTTGTCCGGCTATGCCTGGGGCGAAAACGTGGGCTGGATAAATTTTAATCCGACTTACGGCGGCGTAAGTATAGATAGTTCTGGTAATTTTAGCGGCTATGCCTGGGGCGAAAATACCGGCTGGATTATTTTTAATTGTTCAACAACTTCTTCTTGCGCGACCGTTGATTATTCCGTCAGGACAGATTATCGCCCGGGTTCGTCCAGGTCAAAATGTAATAACGACATAGATGATGACGGTGACGGTCGGACGGATTACCCGGCTGATAACGGCTGTACTTCTGCTGATGATAATGATGAAGGTGATGGCGGCGGACCGGGACCGGCATCTCCCGGTGATGGCGGCGGAGGGCTGCCCCCGGCCTTTAAAGTCGTTATTAATAATAATGATGTTTATACCAACAATCGCTCCATAAGTTTGCGGTTGGAATTTGATGCCACAGTTCAAAAGATAGCTATTTCCAATCGGACGGATTTTTTAAATGCTGTTCAGGAACTTCCCGTTTCGGTGAAAGGATGGGATTTATGCGGACGGGATTTAGAGTGCCCGGCGGGCGACTATACGATTTACGTCCATTTTTATGACCAATACGGGTTTATTCTCGGCACTTTTTCCGATTCTATAAAATTAGATTATGCTTATGCCCCAGTTCTTCCTCCGGCTGAAGCGGTTGCGCCAAGCGAAGAAGTTTCTCCGGGTGTAGAAATAGCCCCTCCCACCACGCTGCCTTCCGGTGAGCAACCATTTTTCCCTCCGCTTCCGGAACAGATAGAAAAGGTCTTGGATTTAGTTCCTAAATTTTTAAGCAAATTGGTCCCCGGATTTTTAAAATCAAAAATAGAAGGGCTGGCTCCCTCGGAAGTCCCCTTGGAAAAAATAGTCCCGCTTTATACGCCCTTGGCAATGAAGGGCGAGTGGGATTTATTTTCGCGGGAACCTTTAAGGAGGTTTGTTTTCGCGCCTTTGCCCACAAGCATCCGCGCTTTGACGCAGAAATTTCCGGAGTTAGGCAAGACCTTCGCGGAAGTCGGAATCACCAAAGTCACCGATATCCAGAAACTGGAAAACGCGCAGATTACTTTGCCGGGCTTGTCCGAACTCGTCGGCTTGCCGACAGTTGAGGAATGGGGCCAGTTGACCCTCGTTCAATTGGGGCAGATGTCTGGCGTAGAGATAAAAAATACCGGCTTGGAGAATTTCACTTTGGAGCAATTGGAAGCCTTGGCCGGAGCGGAATTTAGCAAACTGACTTTATCCGAACTCCAAAAAATTATCGGAGTTCCGGCAACAAATACGGGAATTGAGAGTTTAACCCTGGCTCGCCTAGAGCAAGGTGCTGGTTTGCCGGCAACGGCGATTGAAGCCGGTGAATTAACTTTGCCACGCGGCATACCTTTAGCCCAATTACCTTTTCAATTTAAACAAAAGATGCCTTCGGAAATTATTTTTGCCAGAACCGGCGGGGAAATTATAGATTTTAATATCGCCCTGACCATCAACGAGAGGGGGCAGGCGGAGCAGAAAATTGTGACCGTGGCGGGCCGCACTTTGAATCTGGCGGTGAAACCCGACGGCCCGGCTCAAAAAGTTATTGGCTATTTAGTTTTTAAATCACGCGCTTCAACTCCCACGGCTTTTGAGGGGCCGGTGGATTCTTTGATTTATTCCTGGCTTTTTGGTCAGCCGGCGCTGGCGCAGGAGGAAAAAGAGCCGGTGCGCGTTGAAGAAAAGTTGGTGCTATTAGAATTTGAATATACCGACCCGGATAATGATGGCATTTACACGGCGGAAATTCAGGCGCCGGTAGTTGACGGTGAATACGAAATTATTACGGTGATTGATTATATTGACCCGGAAGTGGGGCGGCGTCAGTTGCGCCTGCTGGCGGTGGTTGACCCGGAAGGTTATATTTATGAGGGTTACGGCGATAAAGAAATTCGCGTTCCGGGCGCCATTGTTTCTATCTTTTGGTTAAACCCGCAAACTAAGGCCTATGAACTCTGGCCGGCTAAAGATTATCAACAGGAAAACCCGCAGGTGACAGATATTACCGGCAAATACTCTTTTTTGGTGCCGCCGGGGTTTTACTATACCACGGTAGAGGCCAATGGTTATCTTAAATATGAAGGCAAGCCTTTTCAGGTAAAAGAAGGCCGGGGCGTGCATTTTAATATAGAAATAAAGCCCAAATATTGGTGGTTGAAAACTTTGGACTGGAAAACCGCGGCTTTAGCAGTGGTGATTTTGTTCTTACTTTACAATTTTTATCAGGACCGCAAAAGAGATAGATGTTTAAGAAAATAGTGGATAAAACCTTGTAATAAATTTTAAAATAATATATAATAAATAAACATAATAAATAGTATGAGCGTTAAAAAAGCCATTCTTACGGTCGTCATTCTCTTGCTAATCGCGGGCAATGTTTTTGCCATCACCCGCTATTTTATGGTATTTAAGGAGTGTCAGCAGCTTAAATCTACCCTGAATGGAGAGGAAACAAACGGAAAGGTTTTAAGTTTTACGAACTTGTTTATTAAACATGTTCTTAAGGCGCAGGGGGAGGTGGATTTTGAAACCCGTTTAAAGTTG is from Patescibacteria group bacterium and encodes:
- a CDS encoding GIY-YIG nuclease family protein, which translates into the protein MSKRYFVYIMTNRTDKVLYTGITNNIIARAYQHKNKLIKGFTEKYNVGKLVYCEDTNDVGAALEREKEIKGWLRRKKIALITQANPKWEDLSENM
- a CDS encoding carboxypeptidase-like regulatory domain-containing protein, with the protein product MIKRKAINFLIFFFGAFSLALIFFVFQPALASTTDGTIDSSYPYAWGENIGWLNLGTTEGDVHVTDSALSGYAWGENIGWISLNCSDGNSCATVDYKVANDGGGTLSGYAWGENVGWINFNPTYGGVSIDSSGNFSGYAWGENTGWIIFNCSTTSSCATVDYSVRTDYRPGSSRSKCNNDIDDDGDGRTDYPADNGCTSADDNDEGDGGGPGPASPGDGGGGLPPAFKVVINNNDVYTNNRSISLRLEFDATVQKIAISNRTDFLNAVQELPVSVKGWDLCGRDLECPAGDYTIYVHFYDQYGFILGTFSDSIKLDYAYAPVLPPAEAVAPSEEVSPGVEIAPPTTLPSGEQPFFPPLPEQIEKVLDLVPKFLSKLVPGFLKSKIEGLAPSEVPLEKIVPLYTPLAMKGEWDLFSREPLRRFVFAPLPTSIRALTQKFPELGKTFAEVGITKVTDIQKLENAQITLPGLSELVGLPTVEEWGQLTLVQLGQMSGVEIKNTGLENFTLEQLEALAGAEFSKLTLSELQKIIGVPATNTGIESLTLARLEQGAGLPATAIEAGELTLPRGIPLAQLPFQFKQKMPSEIIFARTGGEIIDFNIALTINERGQAEQKIVTVAGRTLNLAVKPDGPAQKVIGYLVFKSRASTPTAFEGPVDSLIYSWLFGQPALAQEEKEPVRVEEKLVLLEFEYTDPDNDGIYTAEIQAPVVDGEYEIITVIDYIDPEVGRRQLRLLAVVDPEGYIYEGYGDKEIRVPGAIVSIFWLNPQTKAYELWPAKDYQQENPQVTDITGKYSFLVPPGFYYTTVEANGYLKYEGKPFQVKEGRGVHFNIEIKPKYWWLKTLDWKTAALAVVILFLLYNFYQDRKRDRCLRK